The following coding sequences lie in one Negativicutes bacterium genomic window:
- a CDS encoding cobyrinate a,c-diamide synthase: protein MNNIEQPRIVIAATNSGAGKTTITNGILACLKELALNVQPYKIGPDYIDPGFHSLASKKQCHNLDTWLVPSEKIKEIFLQTATNSDIAVIEGVMGLYDGGTNGISSTATIAKLLQAPVVLVIDAKSMGDSAAAIALGFKNYDPELNFAGVIINRLGSDNHEKMVVEAISRLGIKVLGCVRRNTNLAMPERHLGLTPTTENDVSKTLEHIKDNITKQVDVTEIYNIAKTAPALQLDTKNIKKHVFSALKIGVAKDEVFSFYYPESLAVLSDYGAEIIEFSPLHDKKLPEVDALILGGGFPEMFVKELSQNKEMIMAIKAVAANKMPIYAECGGFMYLCSKIIDFNAVAFEMVGLVPAECKMNNKLQTVGYVQARALKDNILCPKNEVIKGHEFHFSSMEILDDQHFEWGFEFEKSRTKAKYYSGFSSENILASYLHIHFAGNEELVVNFLNKAQEYKSRKD, encoded by the coding sequence ATGAACAATATTGAACAGCCGCGAATAGTTATTGCTGCAACCAATAGTGGTGCTGGCAAAACAACAATAACCAACGGAATCTTAGCTTGTTTAAAAGAATTAGCGTTAAATGTTCAACCATATAAAATAGGCCCTGATTATATTGATCCGGGCTTTCATTCCTTAGCTAGCAAAAAGCAATGTCATAATCTTGATACATGGTTAGTGCCAAGTGAAAAAATTAAAGAAATATTTTTACAAACAGCAACTAATAGTGATATTGCCGTTATTGAAGGGGTTATGGGGTTATATGATGGTGGAACTAATGGAATTAGTAGTACCGCCACTATCGCCAAATTACTACAAGCACCGGTTGTTTTAGTAATAGATGCTAAGTCGATGGGCGATAGTGCAGCTGCCATAGCATTGGGCTTTAAAAACTATGATCCGGAACTTAATTTCGCCGGAGTAATTATTAATAGATTAGGTTCAGATAATCATGAAAAAATGGTAGTAGAGGCAATTTCAAGGCTCGGTATAAAAGTATTAGGTTGCGTTAGAAGAAATACTAATCTGGCGATGCCAGAACGTCATTTAGGCTTGACACCAACTACAGAAAATGATGTTTCGAAAACTTTAGAGCATATTAAAGATAATATAACAAAACAAGTTGATGTTACTGAAATTTATAATATAGCTAAAACAGCACCAGCCTTACAACTTGACACTAAAAATATCAAAAAGCATGTTTTTAGTGCTCTTAAAATTGGTGTTGCTAAAGATGAGGTTTTTTCATTTTATTATCCCGAAAGTTTAGCGGTATTAAGTGATTATGGAGCTGAAATAATTGAATTTAGTCCGCTACATGACAAAAAATTGCCAGAGGTAGATGCATTGATTCTAGGCGGTGGTTTTCCGGAAATGTTTGTGAAAGAGCTTTCACAAAATAAAGAAATGATTATGGCGATAAAAGCGGTTGCTGCTAACAAGATGCCAATTTATGCTGAATGCGGTGGCTTTATGTATTTGTGTTCGAAGATTATTGATTTTAATGCTGTAGCCTTTGAAATGGTAGGTCTTGTGCCGGCAGAATGCAAGATGAACAACAAATTACAAACCGTGGGCTATGTTCAAGCTAGAGCATTAAAAGACAATATTTTATGCCCTAAAAATGAAGTTATCAAAGGACATGAATTTCATTTTTCTTCAATGGAAATTTTAGATGACCAGCATTTTGAATGGGGCTTTGAATTTGAAAAATCTAGAACAAAGGCTAAATACTACTCAGGGTTTAGCTCTGAAAATATTTTAGCGTCATATTTACATATTCATTTTGCGGGAAATGAAGAATTAGTAGTTAATTTTTTGAATAAAGCCCAAGAATATAAATCAAGAAAAGATTAG
- a CDS encoding GHMP kinase — MQVLVKVPGSCGELIQGKVSGKDLLVTCPINLYSQVSIKESNHNNFENINKKSFLAITRTLEYLNIQTTNYKIKLVSELLQGKGMASSSADISAVIKAIGLINNVDLSAEKIAEIAIGIEPTDGIFFEGIVAFDHIKGEVLQYLGQALPITIGIFDFGGSVDTINFNNRFDLLELNNKKEKYVKKAYDLLERGFLTKDTKIIGEATTISALANQEILYKDKLDKIIDIVVQNGGLGINIAHSGTLLGVLFNNSDAEALSFCIDELSSKFNRMTYYRTVNLVNGGIYQEGE; from the coding sequence ATGCAAGTATTGGTTAAAGTCCCTGGATCATGTGGTGAATTAATTCAAGGAAAAGTTTCCGGTAAAGATTTATTAGTTACTTGCCCGATTAATTTATATTCACAGGTCAGCATAAAAGAAAGTAATCATAATAATTTTGAAAATATTAATAAAAAATCTTTTTTGGCTATTACTAGGACTTTGGAGTACTTGAATATACAGACCACGAATTATAAAATTAAATTGGTCAGTGAATTACTGCAAGGTAAGGGAATGGCTTCAAGTAGTGCAGATATTAGTGCTGTGATAAAAGCAATCGGGTTAATAAATAATGTTGATTTATCAGCAGAAAAAATTGCTGAGATTGCCATTGGGATTGAACCAACCGATGGAATTTTTTTTGAAGGTATTGTTGCGTTTGACCATATCAAAGGAGAAGTTTTACAATACTTAGGTCAGGCGTTACCTATTACTATCGGAATTTTTGATTTTGGTGGTAGTGTTGATACCATAAACTTTAATAATCGCTTTGATTTATTAGAACTTAATAATAAGAAAGAAAAATATGTAAAAAAAGCTTATGATTTGTTAGAACGTGGCTTTTTAACTAAAGATACAAAAATAATTGGAGAGGCAACGACAATTAGTGCACTTGCGAACCAAGAAATATTATATAAAGATAAACTCGATAAAATAATTGATATTGTTGTTCAAAATGGTGGGCTGGGGATTAACATTGCTCATAGTGGTACTTTACTAGGGGTGCTTTTTAATAATAGTGATGCTGAAGCATTAAGTTTTTGCATTGATGAATTAAGCTCTAAGTTTAATAGGATGACATATTATAGGACAGTTAATTTAGTTAATGGTGGAATATATCAAGAGGGTGAATAA
- a CDS encoding cobyric acid synthase, whose amino-acid sequence MAKYIMLQGTSSHVGKSILTTALCRIFLQDDYKVVPFKAQNMALNSYVTKTGEEMGRAQVAQAEAAGLEPVVEMNPVLLKPTGNSTSQVILLGKPVGTMSAKEYHNGYSLTALGVVEKTLEKLSKEYELVVIEGAGSPAEVNLKANDIVNMRVAKLLNAPVLLIADIDRGGALASIVGTLELLEPDERDLVKGLIINKFRGDITLLKPALDFLEEKTGKPVLGVIPHLDNLGIDDEDSVSLEDKNTVKNIDQQAEIEIAVLRTPKISNFTDFDSLEVEPDVNLRYVKQGEAIGNPDLIILPGSKNTSEDLLYLRTEGYEKELLALAQQGTPIIGICGGYQMLGSEIIDPEKTESSLAKISGLNLLPMKTVFLGNKITHQIQARTVQNFKFLKQDIFAENLSGYEIHMGRTEFTQPVLSPFHIEKRSRENVNLVDGVISENQQILGTYIHGIFDNDTLRRSLLNAIRSKKGLKPLAVSININALKQGSYNRLADTVRNNLDMKKLMQIMGE is encoded by the coding sequence ATGGCTAAATATATAATGTTGCAAGGAACAAGCTCACATGTTGGCAAAAGTATTTTAACAACTGCGTTATGTCGTATTTTTTTGCAAGATGACTATAAGGTTGTGCCTTTTAAAGCACAGAATATGGCCTTAAATTCATATGTAACTAAAACCGGTGAAGAAATGGGGCGAGCACAGGTTGCTCAAGCTGAAGCGGCAGGATTGGAACCGGTTGTAGAAATGAATCCGGTTTTATTAAAACCGACCGGGAATTCAACTTCACAAGTTATTTTATTGGGAAAACCGGTTGGCACAATGTCAGCCAAAGAGTATCACAATGGTTATTCTTTAACGGCATTAGGTGTTGTTGAAAAAACACTAGAAAAATTATCTAAAGAATATGAACTTGTGGTAATCGAAGGAGCTGGCAGCCCGGCAGAAGTTAACTTAAAAGCCAACGATATTGTTAATATGAGAGTAGCGAAGCTTCTTAATGCACCAGTATTATTAATAGCAGATATTGATAGAGGTGGAGCATTAGCCTCAATCGTCGGAACACTAGAATTATTAGAGCCGGATGAACGAGACTTGGTTAAAGGGTTAATTATTAATAAATTTCGTGGTGATATTACTTTATTAAAACCGGCGTTAGATTTTTTAGAAGAGAAAACAGGCAAACCGGTTTTAGGCGTGATACCGCATCTTGATAATTTAGGGATTGATGATGAGGATTCGGTTTCTTTAGAAGATAAAAATACTGTAAAAAATATAGATCAGCAAGCTGAAATTGAAATTGCGGTGCTTCGAACACCAAAAATTTCAAACTTTACTGATTTTGATAGTTTAGAGGTTGAACCTGATGTTAACTTGCGTTATGTTAAACAAGGGGAAGCAATTGGCAATCCGGATTTAATTATTTTACCCGGCAGTAAAAATACTAGTGAAGATTTATTGTATCTAAGAACTGAAGGGTATGAAAAAGAGTTGTTAGCTTTAGCTCAGCAAGGAACACCGATTATTGGTATTTGTGGTGGCTATCAAATGTTAGGTAGCGAAATAATTGATCCGGAAAAAACTGAATCTTCGCTAGCGAAAATTTCTGGTTTAAACTTACTACCGATGAAAACTGTTTTTTTAGGCAATAAAATAACTCACCAAATACAAGCACGAACGGTACAAAATTTTAAATTTTTAAAACAAGATATTTTTGCTGAAAATTTATCAGGTTATGAAATACATATGGGGCGGACAGAGTTTACTCAGCCGGTATTATCACCATTTCACATTGAAAAACGCTCGAGGGAAAATGTTAATTTAGTCGATGGTGTTATTAGTGAAAATCAACAAATATTAGGAACTTATATTCATGGTATATTTGATAATGATACCCTAAGACGCTCACTGTTAAATGCTATTAGAAGTAAAAAAGGCTTGAAACCATTGGCGGTTAGTATAAATATTAATGCACTAAAACAAGGTAGTTATAATAGACTGGCTGATACTGTCAGAAATAATCTTGATATGAAAAAGTTGATGCAGATAATGGGTGAATAA
- the cobU gene encoding bifunctional adenosylcobinamide kinase/adenosylcobinamide-phosphate guanylyltransferase — protein MSGKIVLVTGGARSGKSTFAEKYVAKVGNNITYIATAQVFDEEMRYRVGLHKSRRPSNWKCIEAPYLAEFAIENSAKSSDIILFDCLTLYVTNLLLSENAPASIKERYHYVKEAVERIIEVSKKTGTNIVFVTNEVGMSIVPENNLAREFRDLAGIANQMIAAIADEVFLVISGIPVELNKIKNNIIVGE, from the coding sequence TTGTCAGGGAAAATTGTTTTGGTTACGGGTGGAGCAAGAAGTGGAAAAAGTACGTTTGCTGAAAAATATGTTGCTAAAGTTGGTAATAATATAACATATATTGCTACAGCACAAGTCTTTGATGAAGAAATGCGGTATAGAGTTGGACTTCATAAAAGTCGTCGTCCAAGTAATTGGAAGTGTATTGAGGCACCTTATTTAGCTGAGTTTGCGATTGAAAATTCAGCTAAAAGCAGTGATATAATTTTATTTGATTGCTTGACATTATATGTAACTAATCTATTACTGTCAGAAAATGCACCGGCGTCTATTAAAGAGCGTTATCATTATGTTAAAGAAGCGGTTGAACGAATTATTGAAGTTAGTAAAAAAACTGGAACTAATATTGTTTTTGTTACTAATGAAGTTGGGATGTCCATCGTTCCGGAAAATAATTTAGCACGAGAATTTCGTGATTTAGCTGGTATTGCAAATCAAATGATTGCTGCAATTGCAGATGAAGTCTTTTTAGTTATTAGTGGGATCCCGGTAGAATTAAATAAAATTAAAAATAATATCATAGTAGGGGAATAG
- a CDS encoding precorrin-8X methylmutase, which translates to MEFITVPEQIESRSMEIIAPYLAEYNLSPKEIKIFSRIIHASGDVEYAHVIKAQKDFVDSALTALKNGCNIYTDVEMVRTGINKKRLAQYGGSVECLIADEEVAKLAKEQGITRSMAAMRKFGKKLDNAIIAIGNAPTALFEVLKMIKENEIKPAAIIGIPVGFVGARESKDYLIEQAPVPYITVVGNKGGSPIAASVVNALLYMLD; encoded by the coding sequence ATGGAATTTATAACTGTTCCGGAACAAATTGAAAGCCGTAGTATGGAGATTATTGCTCCTTACTTAGCAGAATATAATCTTTCACCAAAAGAAATTAAAATTTTTTCTCGTATCATTCATGCCTCTGGTGATGTTGAATATGCTCATGTTATTAAAGCTCAAAAAGACTTTGTTGACAGTGCTTTAACTGCCTTGAAGAATGGTTGTAATATTTACACTGATGTTGAAATGGTTAGAACCGGTATTAATAAAAAAAGATTAGCACAATATGGTGGTAGCGTAGAATGTTTAATTGCTGATGAAGAAGTTGCTAAGCTTGCTAAAGAACAAGGTATTACTAGATCAATGGCAGCGATGCGTAAATTTGGCAAAAAATTAGATAATGCAATTATTGCTATTGGCAATGCCCCAACCGCTTTATTTGAAGTTTTAAAAATGATTAAAGAAAATGAAATTAAGCCGGCAGCGATTATTGGAATACCGGTAGGTTTTGTTGGAGCGAGAGAGTCAAAAGATTACTTAATTGAGCAAGCACCTGTTCCATACATAACAGTAGTAGGTAATAAGGGTGGCAGTCCGATTGCTGCTTCTGTTGTTAATGCACTTTTATATATGTTGGACTAA
- a CDS encoding threonine-phosphate decarboxylase: protein MKTNAKFEHGGNIHKAKRDKNTKLIDFSANINSLGLSVAVEAKIKASIDEIIHYPDPDCYELKKLLGQCYSIPKKYITIGNGAVELLYIFCNILKPKNVMIMAPSFCEYERAALASAAKINYHYLEVKNDFKLKVSELINKLDGNDIVFLCNPNNPTGTILKYQEIDSILAVAKAKNIIILVDESFIDFIENNQEYTCRQLIQHYDNLVILHSLTKFYAIPGLRLGFMLANSDLTQKMHLAKDPWNVNVLAQVAGVAALNDKEYQKQSIENLNYTKSLFYDKLKSIEKLKVYPPTVNYIFIDIKNTGYTARELQELLLKDNILIRNCENYPGLSEYYIRLAIKDEKNNNLLINYLQKIIGD, encoded by the coding sequence ATGAAAACCAATGCAAAATTTGAACATGGTGGCAACATTCATAAAGCTAAGCGTGATAAAAATACGAAGCTGATTGATTTTAGTGCAAATATTAATTCGTTAGGATTATCGGTAGCGGTTGAAGCTAAAATAAAAGCTAGCATTGACGAAATAATACATTATCCTGATCCTGATTGTTATGAACTAAAAAAGTTATTAGGTCAATGTTATAGCATTCCCAAAAAATACATAACTATAGGCAATGGTGCTGTCGAATTGTTATATATCTTTTGTAATATTTTAAAGCCAAAGAATGTAATGATTATGGCACCTTCTTTTTGTGAATATGAAAGAGCAGCCTTAGCAAGTGCTGCTAAGATTAATTATCATTATTTAGAGGTTAAAAATGATTTTAAGTTGAAGGTATCAGAACTTATCAATAAACTTGACGGTAATGATATTGTTTTTTTGTGTAATCCAAACAATCCAACCGGTACCATTTTAAAATATCAAGAGATCGATTCAATATTAGCAGTAGCAAAAGCAAAGAATATTATCATTTTAGTTGATGAATCTTTTATTGACTTTATCGAAAACAATCAAGAATATACCTGTCGCCAACTAATTCAGCATTATGATAATTTAGTTATTTTACATTCTTTAACAAAATTTTATGCAATACCGGGATTACGGCTGGGCTTTATGCTAGCAAATAGTGACTTAACGCAAAAAATGCATTTAGCAAAAGATCCATGGAATGTTAATGTTTTAGCACAAGTGGCTGGAGTTGCAGCATTAAATGATAAAGAGTATCAAAAACAAAGTATTGAAAATTTAAATTACACTAAAAGTCTATTTTATGATAAATTAAAAAGTATAGAAAAACTAAAAGTATATCCGCCAACGGTTAACTATATTTTTATTGATATAAAAAATACTGGTTATACTGCAAGAGAATTGCAAGAGTTACTGTTAAAAGATAATATTTTAATTCGAAACTGCGAAAATTATCCGGGGTTGTCAGAATATTATATTAGGCTAGCGATTAAAGATGAAAAAAACAATAATTTATTAATAAATTATTTACAGAAAATTATAGGTGATTAA
- the cobS gene encoding adenosylcobinamide-GDP ribazoletransferase codes for MNNFFVGLQFLTSLKIVKQTEWSLESFGKSVKYFPLIGAVLGIIMASFYFIAIKYLPLAHIYLSHNFLAILLFALSIILTGALHCDGFMDTADGVFSGRSKDRMLEIMKDSCVGSNAVVAFFILSILKIALFMEIPSDKLLLALFAAPILSRFNMVIAITKFPYARPDGMGKAFAEYSGATTFYIALLFTMLLIIPLGKMGISAFIISCLGGLFFCNYFSKILGGLTGDTYGAITELCEVIVLCCFLIIS; via the coding sequence ATGAATAATTTTTTTGTGGGATTACAGTTTTTGACTTCTCTGAAAATAGTAAAACAAACGGAGTGGTCACTGGAGTCATTCGGCAAAAGTGTTAAATATTTTCCTTTGATAGGGGCGGTTTTAGGAATTATTATGGCAAGCTTTTATTTTATTGCCATAAAATATTTACCCTTAGCCCATATTTATCTTTCGCATAATTTTTTAGCAATACTGCTATTTGCGCTTAGCATTATTTTAACGGGAGCATTACATTGCGATGGGTTTATGGACACTGCTGATGGAGTTTTTTCCGGAAGAAGCAAAGATAGAATGTTAGAAATAATGAAGGATAGTTGTGTGGGCTCTAATGCAGTAGTAGCTTTTTTTATTCTAAGCATCTTAAAGATTGCTCTTTTTATGGAAATTCCCAGTGATAAATTGTTGTTGGCGTTATTTGCAGCACCAATTTTAAGTCGCTTTAATATGGTGATTGCAATCACAAAATTCCCTTATGCTAGACCGGATGGAATGGGTAAGGCTTTTGCAGAATATTCGGGAGCAACAACATTTTATATTGCGTTATTATTTACGATGTTATTAATAATACCTTTAGGAAAAATGGGTATTAGTGCGTTTATTATTAGTTGTTTAGGTGGACTTTTTTTCTGTAATTACTTTAGTAAAATTTTAGGCGGATTAACAGGCGATACTTATGGAGCAATAACCGAGCTTTGTGAAGTGATAGTGCTATGTTGCTTTTTAATCATTAGCTAA
- the cobD gene encoding cobalamin biosynthesis protein CobD, with amino-acid sequence MAEYILIISFLFDTIIGDPKTKYHPVALIGKLIAFLEKLLLKCQEKPQIKKFKGGLLVLCLLGLVYGMMTAINLSLSYLNDISKLILSGLILSFTISPRALSEAGFEIKKYLDNNDLITARQKVSWIVGRDTENLEKSEIARATIETVAENIVDGVIAPLFYFLLGGISLAFVYRAVNTMDSMLGYKNDKYQDFGFCAAKVDDIFNYFPARITGVLIVLVSIILRLDYKNAFKMILRDAAKHPSPNSGISEAGVAGALNIRLGGLNYYFGRASMRAYMGDADNVIDSSHIAKTNLMMYSTTIVFILGSILIMRLL; translated from the coding sequence TTGGCAGAATATATTTTAATAATTTCTTTTTTATTTGATACAATTATTGGCGATCCTAAAACTAAATATCATCCGGTAGCTTTAATTGGGAAATTGATTGCATTTTTAGAAAAGTTGCTACTAAAGTGTCAAGAAAAACCACAAATAAAAAAATTTAAAGGTGGCCTGTTAGTACTTTGCCTGTTAGGGTTAGTTTATGGTATGATGACTGCAATTAATCTTAGCCTAAGTTATTTAAATGATATTTCAAAATTGATCTTAAGTGGTCTTATTCTCAGCTTTACTATTTCACCACGGGCTTTATCAGAAGCTGGTTTTGAAATAAAAAAATATTTAGATAACAATGATTTAATAACCGCTCGGCAAAAAGTATCATGGATTGTTGGCCGTGATACTGAAAATCTTGAGAAAAGTGAAATTGCTAGAGCTACTATTGAAACGGTAGCGGAGAATATAGTGGATGGCGTTATTGCACCATTATTTTATTTTTTGCTGGGAGGTATTTCACTAGCATTTGTATATCGTGCTGTTAATACCATGGATTCGATGTTAGGCTATAAAAATGATAAATATCAAGATTTTGGATTTTGTGCGGCTAAAGTTGATGATATTTTCAACTATTTTCCGGCAAGAATAACCGGTGTATTAATTGTGCTAGTTTCTATTATCTTGCGCTTAGATTATAAAAATGCATTTAAAATGATTCTAAGAGATGCGGCTAAGCATCCAAGTCCTAACAGTGGTATTAGTGAAGCTGGGGTGGCGGGTGCTTTAAATATCAGGCTTGGTGGCTTAAATTATTATTTTGGCAGAGCTTCAATGCGCGCCTATATGGGTGATGCTGATAATGTTATAGATAGTAGCCATATCGCAAAAACTAATTTAATGATGTATAGTACTACTATTGTTTTTATTTTAGGTAGTATTTTAATAATGAGGTTATTATGA